A part of Streptomyces sp. NBC_01210 genomic DNA contains:
- a CDS encoding ATP-binding cassette domain-containing protein — protein sequence MTSNQRLTPTRPAIVATGLRKSYGDKVVLDGIDLNVAKGTIFSLLGPNGAGKTTAVQILSTLITADSGRLSVAGHDPATDPQAVRAAIGVTGQFSAVDNMITGEENMTLMADLHHLGRREGRRLTAELLERFDLVDAAKKPASTYSGGMRRRLDIAMTLVGAPSVIFLDEPTTGLDPRSRHNMWEIIRDLVAGGVTVFLTTQYLEEADQLADRIAVLNQGKLVAQGTPEELKRLVPGGHVRLTFGDGSAFEAAARAFGLGLRDADALTLTVPNDGSVRGLRAVLDVLDAASIEVDELSVHTPDLDDVFFAVTGRPDNEKVQAR from the coding sequence ATGACTTCGAACCAACGCCTCACCCCGACCCGACCGGCCATCGTGGCCACCGGGCTGCGCAAGTCGTACGGCGACAAGGTCGTGCTCGACGGCATCGATCTGAACGTCGCCAAGGGAACGATCTTCTCGCTGCTCGGTCCCAACGGCGCCGGCAAGACCACCGCGGTCCAGATCCTGTCCACACTGATCACCGCCGACAGCGGTCGGCTGAGCGTTGCCGGGCACGATCCGGCCACGGACCCCCAGGCGGTACGCGCCGCGATCGGTGTCACCGGCCAGTTCTCCGCGGTCGACAACATGATCACCGGCGAGGAGAACATGACCCTCATGGCGGACCTGCACCACCTGGGCCGCCGCGAGGGCCGCCGGCTCACCGCCGAGCTGCTCGAGCGCTTCGATCTGGTCGACGCGGCCAAGAAGCCCGCATCCACCTACTCCGGCGGTATGCGACGCCGGCTCGACATCGCGATGACCCTGGTCGGCGCCCCGAGCGTGATCTTCCTCGACGAGCCGACCACCGGGCTCGACCCGCGCAGTCGCCACAACATGTGGGAGATCATCCGCGACTTGGTGGCCGGCGGCGTCACGGTCTTCCTGACGACGCAGTACCTGGAGGAGGCCGACCAGCTCGCGGACCGGATCGCGGTACTCAACCAGGGAAAGCTCGTCGCTCAGGGCACTCCGGAGGAGCTCAAGCGCCTTGTCCCCGGCGGTCACGTCCGGCTGACGTTCGGCGACGGCAGCGCATTCGAGGCGGCAGCCCGTGCCTTCGGCCTGGGGCTGCGGGACGCCGACGCGCTCACGCTCACCGTCCCGAACGACGGCAGCGTACGCGGACTGCGCGCCGTTCTCGACGTACTCGACGCCGCGTCGATCGAGGTCGACGAGCTGTCCGTGCACACCCCCGATCTCGACGACGTGTTCTTCGCGGTCACCGGCCGTCCCGACAACGAGAAGGTGCAAGCCCGATGA
- a CDS encoding ABC transporter permease, producing MSSTSYALRDSATMLRRNLLHARRYPSMTIGVVAMPIIMLLLFVYVFGSALSNGLGGGGDRGAYIAYVVPGILLITVGSGATPTAVAVCTDMAEGIVARFRTMAISRASVLIGHVVGSVIQTVVSLTLVVGVALAIGFRSSATPVEWLAAAGILTLIAFALTWVAVGLGLKSPNPEAASNAVLPLSFLLPFISSAFVPVDSMPSWIRWFAEYQPFTTVIETLRGLLTGTEIGNNGLIAVAWCLGITAAGYLWSKKIFNRDPR from the coding sequence ATGAGTTCGACGTCGTACGCCCTGCGCGACTCCGCCACCATGCTGCGGCGCAATCTGCTGCACGCCAGGCGCTACCCCTCCATGACGATCGGCGTCGTGGCCATGCCGATCATCATGCTGCTCCTCTTCGTGTACGTCTTCGGCAGCGCGCTGAGCAATGGGCTCGGCGGCGGCGGGGACCGCGGCGCGTACATCGCCTATGTCGTACCGGGAATCCTGCTGATCACCGTGGGCTCGGGTGCGACGCCGACAGCGGTGGCCGTCTGCACCGACATGGCCGAAGGGATCGTCGCCCGCTTCCGCACCATGGCGATCTCCCGCGCCTCCGTCCTGATCGGCCATGTGGTCGGCAGCGTGATCCAGACCGTGGTCAGCCTGACCCTGGTGGTCGGTGTCGCTCTCGCGATCGGATTCCGGTCCAGCGCGACGCCCGTCGAGTGGCTGGCCGCGGCCGGGATCCTGACCCTGATCGCCTTCGCGCTCACCTGGGTTGCGGTCGGTCTCGGCCTGAAGAGCCCGAACCCCGAGGCGGCGAGCAACGCCGTGCTTCCGCTCTCGTTCCTGCTGCCCTTCATCAGCAGCGCCTTCGTACCGGTGGACTCGATGCCGTCCTGGATCCGCTGGTTCGCCGAGTACCAGCCGTTCACCACCGTCATCGAGACCCTGCGCGGCCTGCTGACGGGCACGGAGATCGGCAACAACGGGCTGATCGCCGTCGCCTGGTGCCTCGGCATCACCGCGGCCGGTTACCTCTGGTCGAAGAAGATCTTCAACCGCGACCCTCGCTGA